A stretch of DNA from Sebastes fasciatus isolate fSebFas1 chromosome 16, fSebFas1.pri, whole genome shotgun sequence:
CTGAACAGTCTTGTTAGTTTCTACTGTAAAGTTGCATTAATAAGATAAATATATCTTTTACACCATGTAAGAGCCTCAGTTCTGTTCAGGCTTGTTGAATACATGTCAACACAGCCTGCACCAGCTGGGACATTATCTAACAGCGTTGTTACTAAAACACGGGTTTGACTTTAACCCTGAACGGAACGAGACCGCCGACCTGCCGTCCAGAACGGatacatgaatgaatgagaggTTTCCGGAAGGCTTCGTTAATGATTGAGGGGCTAATTGAGCGAAACATAGTCTTCATCAGCAAAACGCCGGCGGTACACTGAGAACAAGGTTTTCCAAACTAAtgactgtgtgttttctgtcctcTCGTTGTCCCACAGAGTCCTGAGACATGGCTCGGTCCGGAGATTAGACGGACGGATAAAGACATCGATCGATCGGAGGAAGGACAAATGAAGGAAACCTCAGCGAGTGAGAAGACCTGAGTCCGGTGGAGGAGATGACGCCGGAGGAACCTGAACCGATCCACAAATAGCCTTCAGAGGTTCATCATGGGATTGAGCCAAATCTCCAACGTCACTCCAGACATCGGTttggtggcggtggcggcggcggcggcagcgagCAACCATCCCAACATCTCCGACACCTCGTCCTTCCCTCCGTCATCCTGCAGCATCGACGAATCCTACAAGTACGTCTTCCTGCCCGTCTGCTACTCGCTGACCTTCGTCTTCAGCCTCACCCTCAACTCGGTGGTGCTGCTGCGCTCCTGCCGCCACAACAGCGGCTGCTGCGGCGGCGGCAGCGGTGGTAGCAGTGGCGGCGGGCGCCGCTGGAACACCTCGCTGATCTACATGGTGAACCTGGCCACCACCGACCTGATGTACGGTCTGTCGCTGCCCTTCCTGGTGGCGAGCTACGTGCTGAGGGACAGCTGGGTGTTCGGCGACTTCATGTGCCGCCTCGTCCGCTTCCTGTTCTACTTCAACCTCTACTGCTCCATCTTCTTCCTCACCTGCATCTCCGTGCACAGGTAGGACGCCCCGGAAACACGCCAGAAACACGCCAGAAACACGCCAGCCCACTGGGAAGTAACGCTATCACGGGCGCTCTTAGCTGATAATTCTGATTTAATCATTCGCAATCGTTGTTTCTATGACACCGGTGTTAGTTGCTCACAGACCTGTTTCTGTAGTTTGGAACTTCTTTAAAAACCCTCAACTGAGACTCTCTTTACGTCATCAAGTGTTTAGACTTTTTAAAACTGAATACAGAATGAGATTCATGCGATGGATTTGAACTCACCTCTGGCTGTCCGTCCTCAGGTACCTGGGGATCTGCCATCCGATGAGGACCATCACTCTGGAGAGCAAGCGGGTGGTGAAGGGGACCTGTGCACTAGTGTGGGTGGTGGTCTTCATCCTCACCTGCCCCATCTTCAGGTTCGCCCAGACGGGATACGTCAGGAGAggaggtggcggcggcggcagtgTTATCGGACCCGGAGGGGCGACGGAAGGCGGGAACAGTACTGGATCTCCGTCGGAGGACGAGGGGGGATACATGAACTGCTGGGACGACGCCATCGATAAGGAGTTTGCCGACTACGTCCCGTACGGAATCGTCCTCCACCTGCTAGGCTTCTTCGTGCCCTTCGTCATCATCGCCTGGTGCTACTCTCAGGTGGTCAGGACGATATTTCAGACGCTGCGCTCCCCTCCCAGCTCCGTAGAGGGCGGCGAGGACGGTCCCGTGGGAGACGGGGCGATAGAGGGAGTCAGAGACCGGGAGAGAACCTCCGTCTCCATTTCCGGATCGCAGTACTCGCACTACATCCGGCGGCGACGGAAATCCATCAAGACCATCGTGACCATCACGCTGCTGTTCGCGCTCTGCTTCCTGCCCTTCCACGTGACCCGGACACTGTTCCTGCTCCTGCGGCGGGGGCAGCTCGGCAGCTGCAACGTCATGAAGACCGTCTCCATCTGCTACAAGGTCACCCGGCCGCTGGCGTCCTGCAACGCCTGGCTCAACGCCCTCCTCTACTTCCTGACGGGGGATAAGGGCGCCCCCTGCTGCTGGCCGGCGGAGCACACCGTCCGCCGGGACCACCGGGGCGGATCCCTCTGGTGGCCGCTGAAAATCCTGAAAAAAGAGGGCGTGGGAGAGGACGACCACGAGGCGGCTGAGAAGATCGAACGGGTGGTGCACATGGAGAACGAGTCCAAGTCTTCACGGGTCATCTTCTAGAAGCTTCTACTGCTCTCTCTTTAGAGAAGACTTCAGACAGTGCAGGATGCACCCAAATCCAGAAGATGAACAGGAAGGTGCTCAGTAGTGCTGGGTATGGTTAATACTAGTGCTCTGCAATACCCGGGTTTCCATACCAGTCAAGTTTCCATCCAAATTTAGGGCAAATTTTAAACAACTTTCCAGATAAATcagcaaaacaaaatgcaaataaatgcaCGTTACCATCCACTCCTGTTGTGTTAATATTAGtatgatatatataaacagatagtcGGTGCTATTAAACCGCTGCAGAAGAAGAGCTGAGCTCCAGTCGAAGCCCAAACGATGGAAAACAGAATGGAAAGATGACATTTCTCTTgtgctgtgtctcaatttgcgTACTTCTGTAGTTATACTGGCTATACTGAGTGcttaagtgcgttcacactgagaagtacGGCAAGAAGCAGTACACTACGAGTACCAGGATGTTGTCCTCATAACGGGAGTGTGGAACGCTAGACACTTCTCAGCCTCACCGGTTGCCATCCTGGCtgcgtagcggaaggggcggggcACGGTTATCGAGTTATTGGGTTTAACGCATGCTCAGTggaactggagctgcggtcgtgcgttgccattggctcaatttcggcgagtgcagactaTGACGCGAtgatgacgcgtgacatctcttttcaccctccttgcgGCGAATGAGGAAGTTGCAGCGGTTGCAATTGAAAAGGACGAAACCCGACCTCTATAGATTGAGGTCATACATGtggttgttttcatcactaGGTACCGCTGTACTGTGGTCGGAGAGAAGCTAGTGTTGGGTTCATTCATCCGTCTGAATACTGCCGATACGGCGTGATGTCCGTGGCCGACTATCACCAGCTGATCTACCGAGACGACACTATCCCGACAACATTCACACTCTACGCAAATCAGTACATACCGTAGTGTCCATGGCAGTTTACTACCAGAAGTATCCCGATTGAGACACAGAATCACACAGCAACGTTTTTTTGCgatatttcaacttttttcaaatttacagcaaatttgaaaatgaaatttgGATGAAAACGAACTTCATGATCCCAAAACAATACGAACAAGCAGACGTACTTCTGAGTAAAATTATCTTTATTTACATCAGGAACTATTTGATCAAAgaataattcagtaaatatttaatttgtgaCATTTGAT
This window harbors:
- the LOC141752271 gene encoding P2Y purinoceptor 3, coding for MGLSQISNVTPDIGLVAVAAAAAASNHPNISDTSSFPPSSCSIDESYKYVFLPVCYSLTFVFSLTLNSVVLLRSCRHNSGCCGGGSGGSSGGGRRWNTSLIYMVNLATTDLMYGLSLPFLVASYVLRDSWVFGDFMCRLVRFLFYFNLYCSIFFLTCISVHRYLGICHPMRTITLESKRVVKGTCALVWVVVFILTCPIFRFAQTGYVRRGGGGGGSVIGPGGATEGGNSTGSPSEDEGGYMNCWDDAIDKEFADYVPYGIVLHLLGFFVPFVIIAWCYSQVVRTIFQTLRSPPSSVEGGEDGPVGDGAIEGVRDRERTSVSISGSQYSHYIRRRRKSIKTIVTITLLFALCFLPFHVTRTLFLLLRRGQLGSCNVMKTVSICYKVTRPLASCNAWLNALLYFLTGDKGAPCCWPAEHTVRRDHRGGSLWWPLKILKKEGVGEDDHEAAEKIERVVHMENESKSSRVIF